The Vitis vinifera cultivar Pinot Noir 40024 chromosome 12, ASM3070453v1 genome has a segment encoding these proteins:
- the LOC100242982 gene encoding anthocyanidin 3-O-glucosyltransferase 2 — translation MKQTELVFIPTPGISHLAATVEIAKLLTQRDRRFSSTILIMKFPFESNIDSMTTDSDSVRLVTLPPVELSSGPRPPVVFFSELVRAYAPLVRDAVHELTLSNSVRLAGFVIDMFCTPMIDVADEFGVPSYLFFTSGAAFLGFMFHLQFLHDHEGLDFNEFKDTDAELEVPSYVNSVPGKVFPSVVLDKEGGGTEMILHHTRRFRQVKGTIVNTFVELESHAIQSFSGCKAPPVYPVGPLLNNHVRSGGAQQDANAIMSWLDDQPPSSVVFLCFGSKGSFGVDQIKEIAHGLEHSGHRFLWSLRQPLPNGKMGLPRDYANVEEVLPEGFLHRMAGIGKVIGWAPQVAILAHSAVGGFVSHCGWNSTLESIYYGVPVATWPMFAEQQINAFQMVKDLGLAVEIKMDYNKDSSYVVSAQEIEIGLKKLMNMNSEVRMKRKEMQKFSRTAIEDGGSSHFSLGQFIEDVIINIPCKQQSGT, via the coding sequence ATGAAGCAAACTGAGCTAGTCTTCATCCCAACTCCTGGGATCAGTCATCTTGCGGCTACAGTGGAGATTGCAAAGCTGCTGACTCAACGAGACCGCCGATTCTCAAGCACAATCTTGATCATGAAGTTTCCGTTTGAGTCCAATATTGATAGTATGACCACCGACTCTGATTCCGTCCGTCTCGTCACACTTCCTCCTGTAGAGCTCAGCTCCGGACCGAGGCCGCCTGTTGTCTTCTTCTCTGAGCTCGTCAGAGCTTATGCACCACTCGTCCGAGACGCCGTCCACGAGCTCACTCTCTCCAACTCGGTTCGGCTCGCTGGATTCGTTATTGATATGTTCTGCACCCCCATGATTGATGTGGCGGATGAGTTTGGGGTGCCTTCATATCTCTTCTTCACTTCCGGCGCCGCTTTTCTTGGCTTCATGTTCCATCTTCAATTCCTCCATGATCATGAGGGCTTGGATTTCAATGAGTTCAAGGACACGGATGCTGAGTTGGAGGTTCCGAGTTATGTTAACTCGGTCCCAGGTAAGGTCTTCCCTTCTGTGGTGCTTGACAAGGAAGGCGGTGGGACTGAGATGATTCTGCATCACACGAGGAGATTCAGACAAGTCAAGGGCACTATTGTAAATACATTTGTTGAGCTTGAGTCACATGctattcaatcattttctgGGTGTAAAGCACCGCCGGTGTACCCTGTTGGACCCCTGCTCAATAACCATGTGAGATCTGGTGGGGCTCAACAAGATGCTAATGCCATCATGAGCTGGCTGGATGATCAGCCGCCATCGTCAGTGGTATTCCTGTGCTTCGGGAGCAAGGGAAGCTTTGGTGTGGATCAAATCAAAGAGATAGCACATGGGCTAGAGCATAGTGGGCATCGCTTCTTGTGGTCCCTTCGCCAACCTCTCCCAAATGGTAAAATGGGACTTCCAAGGGATTATGCAAATGTTGAAGAGGTTCTACCAGAGGGGTTTTTACATCGGATGGCCGGGATCGGAAAGGTGATTGGATGGGCTCCACAAGTAGCTATTTTGGCCCACTCAGCGGTTGGAGGATTTGTATCTCATTGTGGATGGAATTCTACGCTAGAAAGCATATATTATGGTGTTCCTGTAGCCACATGGCCGATGTTTGCAGAACAACAAATCAATGCGTTTCAAATGGTGAAAGATTTGGGATTAGCAGTAGAAATTAAAATGGATTATAATAAGGATAGTAGTTATGTTGTAAGTGCTCAGGAGATTGAAATTGGATTAAAGAAGCTAATGAATATGAATAGTGAGGTCAGGATGAAGAGGAAGGAAATGCAAAAGTTCAGTAGGACGGCCATAGAAGACGGTGGATCCTCGCACTTTTCCTTGGGACAATTTATTGAAGATGTGATCATCAACATTCCATGCAAGCAACAAAGTGGGACCTAA